CAAGAGATATTTCCAAGGGTTAGGCAAAAGACAACGCAATATCTCCAATACAGTGCCATCAATAATTATATAGTGGAGATTTATATTTATTGCATTCCACTCTGATtcatttttccttttcatttataATACTATTCAACATATAGAAGAGTGACAAAATGGAAAGTCATCATTTTCCTAAAATCAACTTTGGGCAACGATATGCTCAACCCACATAATCAAATTCATTTTTATACGGATTCTACAATACAACAGAAATAACAACCGACTCACATTTAATGAGCTTATAAACATAATGACAAGAAAGCGCAAGTTGCACAAATACACTCCATCACTTCAGGATTAGTATCCAAGTATCCAACAACATAAAACACCCTGATTTACCAATATGGATGACCACCTCGTAACTTCATGCAGTAGTTTAATCTCAATTGTTAGTTTGAATTCCAATTTTACACTGACTCAAAACTAGCTTTACTCTCCTCTATCAGCTGTACTGAGAAATAGAAAACAAATGTGGAGATCCTCGGACATAAAAAAGACTGCTAATAAAAAATCAAACACAAGGAAACATACCAGGAGGATTAGAAGTTGAAGTATATATTAtcattttaaaagttaaaataaatCAATAGAATTAAGAAACTTGTTTGGAATATTTTGCTTAACAAAAGTAACTAGAACAGCAGTAAAAGTTTGACCCAGGAAGCATTGCAGTCAGATCATAGAATCAGTGGCAATAACAAGCTAGCAAAATagggaaaaaggaggaagaagaaggtaACAGAAATAAGGATATAGAAATTAAAACTACATCATTTTTTTTTGTGTTCATTTTCAAGTTCAAATACAAAAGCAGTAGCTAATGTCATGAACAAAGTTTTGCGAAAAAAGCTAAGAGTTATGGTAGCCAGTGGCTTCCAACCCGAAGCTGATATGGCACACACTCAAAGAGTCACAGGCCTTTCTGGATTCAACGAAAAACAGACTCTAGTTATGACATCAACACGTGATCCATGATCCAACATTTTTGAAGACCTCCATTATAGGTCAACAACCAATGCCAATGCAACAGAGGCGACCATCtatgttcaaaaaaaaaaaaatgcaaatcaAACGAGCAAATTTGCAACTAACCAGTTCTACATCTGAAAAACTCAAAGAAGCAATTAAACAAACAGTTAACAGGTTGATTGTCCACAATGCAAAGCCAGTGACAGAGGCGCAGAGCCTTGTTAAAGCATAAAGAAAGTGAAAAGATTCCCATATCTCCTAAATCTGATACGAAATTATCTTAAAACGAAACTGTGGAAGCTGTAGTTACCCAAATTGGCAAGGAAACCAAAAAGATTACCATGTTGACAGTAACTCGCATAAACAGCATTGTTAACAACTCCATATTGATCCAGCTCGTAATCACGCACCTTCAGCTCAAATTCAACAAACCCACTCATTCTACAAGTCGAATTTCGACATAAATAATACGGTGGTTTTAAGAGCTAACAATAACACTAGATTTATCTAAAAGAAAAGGACCAAGTCTTACCCTTTGCCACCTTTGACATCAAGAAAAGGCAGTCCAGTGCAGCTCCTCAAGATGGGGAGTGACCGAACAAGTGGCGGCAGAGGCGGCCGGGAAATTCGAAAGGATGCTGGCAATGATGGACGGCGGAGATGGGTCCAAGTTATCTTGGCACGTGAGACAGGAAGAGTCACGTGCACTGGGGAGACCAATGCCTGCAGGGACATAGCTTGTGCTGTGAGTAGGCGATGGAGATGATGAGAAATTGGTCAGTTGGGAGGGTGAAATTGGGAAAAGGGATGTTTTCTTCTTTCTGGGCGTTACAATCCATGGAAACTGCCAACCGTTAAGGCGCTCTGGTGGGATCCTCACGGACAGAAAAAGATTGCAGTCAGAGTGCGTTTGGCGCTGCGGTTCAATCGTAAAAAAGCACgcgttttatatgattggttaaaTTTCTAAACCACGTTTGGGTACCTCAAATCCGCTTTTCACTCGGGTTGTTTTAATAAAACTAACtactaaatattttattttgaaaatacgttaattaatttgtgtaattttttatttgttctttaattttttttagtttaaattaaattttttattaataaatatattaaacagAAAGAAATTATTATTATGGGTAAAAATGGTTTAAAggttaaaaataaaagaattatgtaattatattttttaaattataaggattaaataaaatttattcaaattaatgtttaaaataattaaagtaatcAAAGATTAAATAGAATAAAAATAcagaattaattaatatatttttaaaaataaaaaattaataattaattttattaaaatagataaattaaataataatatttaaactcAATTAAAAATGAATTTAGTGATAAATAATTAGATTGAGATACGTTCCaattcaaaaaaaatatttattttaaatttaaattttatatattaagt
Above is a genomic segment from Hevea brasiliensis isolate MT/VB/25A 57/8 chromosome 17, ASM3005281v1, whole genome shotgun sequence containing:
- the LOC110658070 gene encoding acyl-acyl carrier protein thioesterase TE3, chloroplastic isoform X1, yielding MSLQALVSPVHVTLPVSRAKITWTHLRRPSLPASFRISRPPLPPLVRSLPILRSCTGLPFLDVKGGKGMSGFVEFELKVRDYELDQYGVVNNAVYASYCQHGNLFGFLANLGRHELLERIGVSADAVARTGDALALSELSLKFLAPLRSGDRFVVRVRISGSSAARLYFDHFIFKLPNEEPILEAKATAVWLDKNYRPVRIPSELRSKLVKFLRNESN